One region of Streptomyces sp. CG4 genomic DNA includes:
- a CDS encoding polysaccharide deacetylase family protein produces MKPTHPGDSHASEPAYVELPGRPEFYVHQGPRAIALTIDDGPNPEWTPQVLDILRRYAVTATFCQVGARVSAYPSLVRAVAAEGHLIANHTWTHADLARASATTVRSQLERTSDTIEKVTGRRPTIFRAPYGAWSEPTLATCRELGMRLLDWSVDPHDWSRPGISRIVERIMAHAHPGSIILEHDGGGDRSQTVAALRLVLPRLLDAGYHFVTP; encoded by the coding sequence GTGAAGCCCACTCATCCGGGCGACTCTCACGCCAGCGAGCCGGCCTACGTCGAGCTGCCGGGCAGGCCGGAGTTCTACGTTCACCAGGGCCCACGAGCGATCGCGCTGACCATCGACGACGGTCCGAACCCCGAATGGACTCCGCAGGTGCTGGACATCCTGCGCCGCTACGCCGTAACCGCCACGTTCTGCCAGGTCGGCGCCCGTGTCAGCGCGTACCCCAGCCTGGTGCGGGCGGTCGCCGCCGAAGGCCACCTGATCGCCAACCACACCTGGACCCACGCCGACCTGGCCCGGGCGTCCGCCACGACCGTCCGCTCCCAGCTGGAACGCACCAGCGACACGATCGAGAAGGTCACCGGCCGGCGCCCCACGATCTTCCGCGCCCCCTACGGAGCCTGGTCGGAGCCGACCCTGGCCACCTGCCGCGAGCTGGGCATGCGGCTCCTGGACTGGTCCGTCGACCCCCACGACTGGTCACGACCGGGCATCTCGCGCATCGTCGAGCGAATCATGGCCCACGCCCATCCCGGCTCGATCATCCTCGAACACGACGGCGGAGGCGACCGCTCCCAGACAGTGGCCGCCCTACGCCTCGTACTTCCCCGCCTGCTCGACGCCGGCTATCACTTCGTCACGCCCTAG
- a CDS encoding Fur family transcriptional regulator — translation MERNRPPAPTPSADVTLIGRHTQQRTVVVEAFIRAEGFVGAQALHNRLAADGSPVGLSTVYRTLTALAAAGRADMVRDTGGERLFRYRPGPDHRHYLLCTECGLSQPVDSGPVEDWADTIARTSGFANVRHTVELSGVCPDCDRRRATAGRP, via the coding sequence ATGGAGCGCAACCGACCCCCCGCCCCCACACCGTCGGCCGACGTCACGCTGATCGGCCGCCACACCCAGCAACGCACCGTCGTCGTCGAGGCATTCATCCGGGCCGAGGGCTTCGTCGGCGCCCAGGCACTCCACAACCGGCTCGCCGCCGACGGCTCACCGGTCGGCCTGTCCACGGTCTACCGCACCCTCACGGCCCTGGCCGCAGCCGGCCGGGCCGACATGGTCCGCGACACAGGCGGCGAACGCCTCTTCCGCTACCGCCCCGGCCCCGACCACCGCCACTACCTTCTCTGCACCGAATGCGGCCTGAGCCAGCCCGTCGACTCCGGCCCGGTCGAGGACTGGGCGGACACCATCGCACGGACCTCCGGCTTCGCGAACGTCCGGCACACGGTGGAACTGTCCGGAGTGTGCCCGGACTGTGACCGACGACGAGCGACGGCCGGACGGCCATGA
- a CDS encoding metal ABC transporter permease, translated as MTVLLAASPLSQPFFQHAFLAGTAIAAASGLVGYFLVLRAQVFTGDALSHVAFTGAMAALAFGADLRLGLFAATIAMALLFGTLGRRARPDDVVIGSVFSWILGLGAFFITLYTTSHSTTNGTAGVSVLFGSVFGISSAGAVVAALVAAGVGLLVVVIARPLLFATLDEAVAAARGVPVRLLGYGFLALAGISAAEATQAVGSLLLLGLLAAPAGAAIRLTDRPYRALALAAALAVLEMWAGLFASYAVPSMPPSFAIMAVATAVYAATFLIRRPVPGPRTRTATAVPAGT; from the coding sequence ATGACCGTCCTGCTGGCCGCATCCCCGCTGTCCCAGCCGTTCTTCCAGCATGCGTTCCTCGCCGGGACCGCCATCGCCGCCGCCTCCGGGCTGGTGGGCTACTTCCTCGTCCTGCGCGCCCAGGTCTTCACCGGTGACGCGCTCAGCCACGTCGCCTTCACCGGCGCGATGGCCGCCCTGGCCTTCGGCGCGGACCTGCGCCTGGGACTGTTCGCCGCGACCATCGCCATGGCGCTGCTCTTCGGCACGCTCGGCCGCCGTGCCCGCCCCGACGACGTGGTCATCGGCAGCGTCTTCTCCTGGATCCTGGGCCTGGGCGCCTTCTTCATCACCCTCTACACGACCTCCCACAGCACCACCAACGGAACCGCCGGCGTCAGCGTCCTGTTCGGCTCCGTCTTCGGCATCTCCTCCGCCGGCGCGGTCGTCGCCGCCCTGGTGGCCGCCGGAGTCGGGCTGCTGGTGGTAGTGATCGCCCGGCCGCTGCTGTTCGCCACGCTCGACGAAGCCGTCGCCGCAGCCCGCGGAGTACCGGTCCGGCTGCTCGGCTACGGCTTCCTCGCCCTGGCCGGGATCAGCGCCGCCGAGGCCACCCAGGCGGTCGGCTCCCTGCTCCTGCTCGGCCTGCTCGCCGCCCCCGCGGGCGCCGCGATCCGCCTCACGGACCGCCCCTACCGGGCACTCGCCCTCGCCGCCGCACTGGCGGTACTGGAGATGTGGGCCGGTCTGTTCGCCTCCTACGCGGTGCCGAGCATGCCACCGAGCTTCGCCATCATGGCCGTCGCCACGGCCGTCTACGCCGCGACGTTCCTGATACGACGGCCGGTCCCCGGTCCTCGTACGAGAACCGCAACCGCCGTCCCCGCCGGCACATGA
- a CDS encoding metal ABC transporter permease, with product MTLAETGAPVWSWNLLADFQEMWSYPFMVNAFRAGAVVAVVSALVGWFVVLRRQTFAAHSVSVVAFPGAAGAVLLGVSAVYGYFTLCAAAALVIATLRGGGDHHESALTGTVQAFLMASGFLFIALYKGLLEGPQTILFGTFLGITSSQVTVLMVVGAVVLAVLAVIGRPLLFASVDPQVAAGRGVPVRALSVLFLVLLGAATAEASQITGTLLVFALMVIPVATAQVLTARPALSLALAVLLAFAATWLGLTAAYYWPYPLGFFVTTIAFAGYVLALGRRSLHTLLGSRTGARLTSVEVGA from the coding sequence ATGACGCTCGCTGAGACGGGGGCACCGGTCTGGTCGTGGAACCTCCTCGCCGACTTCCAGGAGATGTGGTCCTACCCCTTCATGGTCAACGCGTTCCGCGCCGGCGCGGTCGTGGCCGTGGTCTCCGCGCTCGTGGGATGGTTCGTGGTGCTACGACGCCAGACGTTCGCCGCGCACAGCGTCTCCGTGGTCGCCTTCCCGGGCGCTGCCGGAGCGGTTCTGCTCGGGGTCAGCGCGGTCTACGGGTACTTCACGCTGTGTGCGGCCGCCGCACTGGTCATCGCGACCCTGCGCGGCGGCGGAGACCACCACGAGTCCGCACTCACGGGGACCGTGCAGGCGTTCCTGATGGCCTCCGGGTTCCTGTTCATCGCCCTGTACAAGGGGCTGCTGGAGGGGCCGCAGACCATCCTCTTCGGCACCTTCCTGGGAATCACGTCCTCGCAGGTGACCGTGCTGATGGTGGTCGGTGCGGTGGTACTCGCGGTGCTGGCGGTGATCGGGCGGCCGCTGCTGTTCGCGTCGGTCGACCCGCAGGTCGCCGCCGGGCGCGGGGTGCCGGTCCGGGCGCTTTCGGTGCTCTTCCTCGTCCTGCTCGGTGCCGCCACCGCCGAGGCAAGCCAGATCACCGGCACCCTCCTGGTCTTCGCCCTCATGGTGATCCCGGTCGCCACCGCACAAGTCCTCACCGCCCGCCCTGCGTTGAGCCTGGCTCTGGCCGTCCTGCTGGCGTTCGCGGCCACGTGGCTCGGCCTGACCGCCGCCTACTACTGGCCCTATCCCCTGGGCTTCTTCGTGACGACCATCGCCTTCGCCGGATACGTACTCGCCCTGGGCCGGCGCTCGCTGCACACGCTGCTCGGCAGCCGGACCGGCGCCCGGCTCACTTCCGTGGAGGTGGGGGCATGA
- a CDS encoding metal ABC transporter ATP-binding protein: protein MNPITKAREAVTHTVPTRRSSSHDNTAEGTGSGPVVALRGAAVRVGGRMLWSGVDLRIGAGEFTAVLGPNGVGKSTMIKVLLGTLPAAAGDVRVLDARPGQANDRIGYLPQRRSFDANLRIRGIDVVRMGLDGDRWGVPLPFPSARRRAERARVDEVIELVGASAYAHRPIGQCSGGEQQRLLIAQALVRRPELLLLDEPLDSLDLPNQGAVAALIGRICHQEDVSVVMVAHDVNPILHHLDRVVYLAEGGAATGTPGEVITSETLTRLYGTPVEVLRASDGRLVVVGQPEPPAMHTDRHDTPGERS, encoded by the coding sequence ATGAACCCGATAACGAAGGCCCGCGAAGCCGTTACCCACACCGTCCCTACCCGCCGTAGTAGCAGCCACGACAACACGGCCGAAGGAACCGGAAGCGGCCCGGTGGTCGCCCTGCGCGGCGCCGCCGTGCGGGTCGGCGGCCGGATGCTCTGGTCGGGGGTGGACCTTCGCATCGGGGCCGGCGAGTTCACCGCGGTACTGGGTCCCAACGGCGTCGGCAAGTCCACCATGATCAAGGTCCTGCTCGGCACCCTGCCCGCCGCGGCCGGTGACGTACGAGTGCTCGACGCCCGGCCGGGGCAGGCCAACGACCGCATCGGCTACCTGCCGCAGCGTCGCAGCTTCGACGCCAACCTGCGCATCCGCGGCATCGACGTGGTGCGTATGGGGCTGGATGGTGACCGGTGGGGCGTGCCGCTGCCGTTCCCGAGTGCGCGGCGGCGGGCCGAGCGTGCGCGGGTGGACGAGGTGATCGAGCTGGTCGGGGCGTCGGCGTACGCGCACCGGCCGATCGGGCAGTGTTCCGGCGGCGAGCAGCAGCGCCTGCTGATCGCCCAGGCGCTCGTCCGCAGGCCCGAACTGCTCCTGCTGGACGAGCCGTTGGACAGCCTCGACCTGCCCAACCAAGGCGCGGTCGCCGCGCTGATCGGGCGGATCTGCCACCAGGAGGACGTCTCCGTGGTCATGGTCGCCCACGACGTGAACCCGATACTCCACCACCTGGACCGCGTGGTGTATCTCGCCGAGGGCGGGGCCGCCACCGGCACCCCGGGCGAGGTCATCACCTCCGAGACGCTGACCCGGCTCTACGGCACGCCGGTCGAGGTACTGCGGGCCTCGGACGGGCGGCTGGTCGTGGTGGGCCAGCCGGAGCCGCCCGCGATGCACACCGACCGGCACGACACCCCCGGGGAGCGGTCATGA
- a CDS encoding metal ABC transporter solute-binding protein, Zn/Mn family, which produces MSTSPASRTPRPSARIALVTATAALTAVTATACSTSSSHTSNTAATGGGSGSGKTIQVVAAENFWGSIASQLGGSHVKVTSIINNPDTDPHAYEPTAADARTVAGAQYAIVNGIGYDAWADKLLASNPGSDRTELKVGDLVGIKPGGNPHRWYSPDNVRQVIEKITADYKKSDPADASYFDQQKTTFETKTLAGYNKLIADIKAKYAGTPIGASESIVTPLAEGLGLKMLTPETFLDAMSEGSDPTAKDKATIDQQIKNKQIKIYVYNSQNSTPDVQAQVKAAKAQGIPVATVTETLSPAGATFQQWQTTQLQGIEQALAKATGK; this is translated from the coding sequence ATGTCCACCTCCCCCGCCTCCCGTACTCCCCGGCCCTCCGCGAGGATCGCCCTGGTCACCGCGACGGCGGCCCTGACGGCCGTGACGGCGACCGCCTGCTCGACCTCCTCTTCGCACACAAGCAACACCGCCGCGACCGGAGGCGGCAGCGGCTCGGGCAAGACGATCCAGGTGGTGGCCGCGGAGAACTTCTGGGGCAGCATCGCCTCCCAGCTCGGCGGCAGCCACGTGAAGGTGACCAGCATCATCAACAACCCGGACACCGACCCGCACGCCTACGAGCCGACCGCCGCCGACGCCCGCACCGTGGCCGGCGCCCAGTACGCCATCGTCAACGGCATCGGCTACGACGCCTGGGCCGACAAGCTCCTCGCCTCCAACCCCGGCAGCGACCGCACCGAGCTGAAGGTCGGCGACCTGGTCGGGATCAAGCCGGGCGGCAACCCGCACCGCTGGTACTCCCCGGACAACGTCCGCCAGGTCATCGAGAAGATCACCGCCGACTACAAGAAGTCCGACCCGGCCGACGCCTCCTACTTCGACCAGCAGAAGACGACCTTCGAGACGAAGACGCTCGCCGGCTACAACAAGCTCATCGCCGACATCAAGGCGAAGTACGCGGGCACCCCGATCGGCGCCTCCGAGTCCATCGTCACGCCGCTCGCCGAGGGCCTGGGGCTGAAGATGCTCACCCCGGAGACGTTCCTGGACGCGATGAGCGAGGGCTCCGACCCCACGGCCAAGGACAAGGCCACCATCGACCAGCAGATCAAGAACAAGCAGATCAAGATCTACGTCTACAACTCCCAGAACTCCACGCCCGACGTGCAGGCACAGGTCAAGGCGGCCAAGGCGCAGGGCATCCCGGTCGCCACGGTGACCGAGACCCTCAGCCCTGCCGGGGCCACCTTCCAGCAGTGGCAGACCACGCAGTTGCAGGGCATCGAGCAGGCCCTGGCCAAGGCCACCGGGAAGTGA